A stretch of the Candidatus Poribacteria bacterium genome encodes the following:
- a CDS encoding ASCH domain-containing protein: MIVDALSIVSPSVWNILAGKKVVEIRRWLPPEIPFLNLVLVENEIYLTEEGQEDPNGLARAIVDITGVHEWKPEEAKSQGVEWIPDYICWELSNVRRIEPPIPCVARRRIYKIDIGACLPIGR; encoded by the coding sequence TTGATAGTTGACGCACTGTCCATAGTTTCACCTTCTGTCTGGAACATTCTTGCGGGTAAGAAGGTCGTCGAAATCCGGCGTTGGCTACCACCGGAGATTCCCTTTCTCAATCTCGTGCTTGTTGAGAATGAGATTTACCTGACCGAAGAAGGACAGGAGGATCCAAACGGACTGGCACGCGCAATCGTTGACATTACGGGTGTTCACGAATGGAAACCTGAAGAAGCGAAATCGCAAGGAGTAGAGTGGATCCCTGACTATATCTGTTGGGAACTCTCAAATGTACGGCGCATAGAGCCACCTATTCCTTGTGTCGCGCGGCGGAGAATCTATAAAATCGATATTGGTGCTTGCCTACCTATTGGTCGTTGA
- a CDS encoding class I SAM-dependent methyltransferase: protein MMQFTDALVNSYEKYAHERASHSPDEFKVQERAEFLKFLQAEERETFLEIGCGPGWDAQFFQSQGLRVLAVDNAPTMVKLTAEKGITAQVLDCYDLDQIDEHFDAVYTMNCLLHIPKRDFDQILHLISRRLNKGGLMYLGLWGDENFEGIWEHDQYEPKRFFSFWKTEALLEVLQRFFRLEYYRRLEPHEGRIFNSFIVRKCGGSK, encoded by the coding sequence ATGATGCAATTCACTGACGCACTTGTTAACTCTTATGAAAAGTACGCGCATGAAAGGGCATCTCACTCGCCTGACGAATTCAAAGTCCAGGAGCGGGCGGAGTTTCTCAAATTCTTGCAGGCTGAGGAACGAGAGACCTTCCTTGAAATTGGGTGTGGCCCCGGTTGGGATGCCCAGTTTTTTCAAAGTCAAGGACTGCGCGTTTTGGCGGTGGATAATGCCCCAACGATGGTCAAACTCACTGCCGAAAAGGGTATCACTGCGCAAGTCTTGGATTGTTACGATCTCGACCAAATTGACGAACACTTCGATGCGGTGTATACCATGAATTGTCTCCTACACATACCAAAGCGCGACTTTGATCAGATTTTGCATCTAATCTCAAGACGGCTCAACAAAGGTGGCTTGATGTATCTCGGTCTATGGGGAGACGAAAACTTTGAGGGTATCTGGGAACACGACCAGTATGAGCCGAAGCGGTTTTTTTCTTTCTGGAAGACTGAGGCACTTCTGGAAGTTTTACAACGATTCTTTAGGTTAGAATACTACCGAAGATTAGAGCCTCATGAGGGTAGGATATTCAATTCTTTTATTGTTCGTAAATGTGGAGGTTCAAAATGA